Proteins from a genomic interval of Halomonas alkaliantarctica:
- a CDS encoding mannitol dehydrogenase family protein has translation MIAPQCIEAMPKSGRIGVVHLGLGAFHRAHQAVYLERYRQRSGDGEWGVCSANLRSSVGLVDGLRAAGHRYHVAEYADRESITLREIGVIEETLFSGRDGAGNWSRDREALLKRMASEDTHIVTLTVTEKGYFLNPASGELRDDHTMIIGDIASPQQPRTAPGLLVEALARRREAGIAPFTVLSCDNMPENGKRTRQAVVQLAEHQNAELASWISSKVAFPSSMVDRIVPAMTDADFERLAALGVTDPNAVVCEAFTQWVVEDNFPMGRPDWEAEGVEMVADVAPFETMKLRMLNGSHSLLAYLGALAGIETVFEGVNHDELRELLRRYMLEEAAPTLEMPEGIDLDAYADSLLARFANDSLRHRLQQIAMDGSQKLPQRWLSGALERSAAGQSSPCVALGMAAWIRYTAGQDLQGNSYPVDDPLAKRFAELNQVYGSDPSALVAAYIAMADVVPSELAADKKFVQDVLAAYQTLTQDGLDGALAALERH, from the coding sequence ATGATAGCTCCACAGTGTATTGAAGCAATGCCAAAAAGCGGTCGGATCGGGGTTGTCCATCTGGGATTAGGCGCTTTTCACCGCGCTCACCAAGCGGTCTATTTAGAGCGATATCGCCAACGCAGTGGCGATGGTGAGTGGGGCGTCTGCAGCGCGAATTTACGCTCTAGCGTTGGCTTAGTCGACGGCTTAAGAGCGGCTGGGCATCGTTACCATGTAGCGGAGTACGCCGATCGCGAAAGCATAACGCTACGTGAAATTGGTGTTATTGAGGAGACGCTATTCTCGGGGCGTGATGGTGCTGGTAATTGGAGCCGAGATCGAGAGGCATTACTGAAACGAATGGCGTCTGAGGATACCCATATCGTTACGTTAACAGTTACCGAGAAGGGTTACTTTTTAAACCCTGCCAGCGGCGAGTTAAGAGACGATCATACGATGATTATCGGCGATATTGCATCGCCCCAACAGCCGCGTACCGCCCCAGGGCTATTGGTGGAAGCGTTAGCACGGCGGCGCGAGGCTGGCATTGCCCCCTTTACCGTGCTCTCTTGCGACAATATGCCGGAAAACGGTAAGCGAACACGTCAAGCGGTGGTGCAACTGGCCGAGCATCAAAATGCAGAATTGGCCAGTTGGATCTCCAGTAAGGTGGCTTTCCCCAGTAGTATGGTTGACCGCATTGTGCCTGCGATGACCGACGCCGACTTTGAGCGCTTGGCGGCGCTGGGCGTTACCGATCCAAACGCCGTGGTATGCGAAGCGTTCACGCAGTGGGTGGTCGAAGATAATTTCCCAATGGGGCGACCCGACTGGGAAGCCGAGGGCGTTGAGATGGTTGCCGATGTGGCGCCATTTGAAACCATGAAACTGCGTATGCTCAATGGCAGCCACTCCTTGCTTGCCTATCTTGGCGCTCTTGCCGGTATCGAAACGGTTTTTGAAGGTGTCAATCACGACGAACTTCGTGAGCTATTGCGCCGCTATATGCTTGAAGAGGCGGCTCCTACACTTGAGATGCCCGAGGGAATCGATTTAGACGCTTATGCTGACTCGCTGCTGGCACGCTTTGCCAATGACAGCTTGCGCCATCGCCTGCAGCAAATCGCGATGGATGGCAGCCAAAAACTCCCGCAACGCTGGCTTTCTGGTGCGCTGGAACGCAGCGCCGCTGGTCAATCATCGCCCTGTGTGGCGTTGGGGATGGCGGCTTGGATTCGCTATACCGCTGGTCAAGACCTACAAGGCAATAGTTACCCTGTGGATGATCCGCTAGCCAAGCGCTTTGCAGAATTAAACCAAGTGTATGGTAGCGATCCCAGCGCGCTAGTAGCGGCCTATATAGCCATGGCCGATGTGGTGCCGAGTGAACTGGCAGCGGATAAGAAATTTGTCCAGGACGTGCTGGCCGCGTATCAGACGTTGACCCAAGACGGATTGGATGGGGCGCTTGCTGCGCTTGAGCGCCACTAA
- a CDS encoding RidA family protein gives MSIIRYGTEGGVGTGGQKLPFARAVEAGGWLYVSGQTPMTDGEVVEGGIVEQTRLAFDNCLAIMQEAGYGVEDVVHVTTVLTDARYFTSFNKVFKEIFGDNPPARICSVQDLVVDCKVEVDVKCYRADRV, from the coding sequence ATGAGCATTATTCGATACGGCACCGAAGGCGGCGTAGGCACCGGCGGCCAAAAACTACCTTTTGCCCGTGCCGTTGAAGCAGGCGGCTGGCTATACGTTTCAGGCCAAACGCCAATGACCGATGGCGAAGTCGTTGAAGGCGGCATTGTGGAGCAGACGCGCCTCGCCTTCGACAACTGCTTGGCCATTATGCAAGAAGCCGGCTACGGCGTTGAGGATGTAGTGCATGTCACTACCGTGCTGACCGATGCGCGCTACTTCACCTCTTTCAACAAAGTGTTTAAGGAGATATTTGGCGATAACCCACCGGCACGTATTTGCAGCGTTCAAGACTTGGTGGTGGATTGCAAAGTAGAAGTTGACGTGAAGTGCTACCGCGCTGACCGCGTATAG
- a CDS encoding N-acyl-D-amino-acid deacylase family protein — protein sequence MVYDLLIRNANVLDGSGAAHFRADVAIQGERICAIGSMPYASATTIIDAEERYLAPGFIDVHTHDDTNVIRTPEMLPKLTQGITTVVVGNCGISASPVTLTSGVPDPMNLLGKPEDFRYPSFSAYANAVDAAAPSINVAALVGHTSLRSQVMESFARPASGDEIASMEVLLRQALDEGALGLSSGLAYRNAIHAPTTEMAPLVAAVGQSGGVYTTHLRDEFAGLLDAMDEAFTTARNGQVPLVISHLKCAGAGNWGGAGKALSKLASAAQHQHAHCDCYPYTAGSSTLDLGQVTDEIEITITWSTPHPEQARRPLKEIATEWGVSLLDAAKQLQPAGAVYHNMSEADMQQVLAHPLSMVGSDGLPNDPHPHPRLWGAFPRVLAHYSRDLKLMPLAEAVRKMTSLSAANFGLTDRGVIRIGAYADLTLFDLAVLEDTANYEVPIAAAKGIDLVVVNGKIAYHQGAISDQRSGRMLRRTERISQIIPSLQTNQEQIP from the coding sequence ATGGTTTACGACCTGCTGATTCGTAATGCCAACGTACTGGATGGCTCTGGCGCCGCTCATTTTCGTGCCGATGTGGCTATCCAGGGTGAACGTATTTGCGCCATCGGCTCTATGCCCTATGCCAGCGCGACGACGATCATTGACGCCGAAGAGCGCTATCTAGCCCCCGGTTTTATCGATGTCCACACCCACGACGACACCAATGTTATTCGTACCCCCGAGATGCTGCCGAAGCTCACTCAAGGCATAACAACGGTGGTGGTGGGTAACTGTGGTATCAGCGCAAGCCCGGTGACACTCACCAGCGGCGTCCCCGACCCCATGAATTTACTGGGCAAACCCGAAGACTTCCGCTACCCAAGCTTCAGCGCCTATGCCAACGCCGTGGATGCTGCCGCGCCAAGTATTAACGTTGCGGCCTTGGTGGGACACACCAGCCTGCGTAGTCAGGTAATGGAGAGCTTTGCCCGGCCTGCCAGCGGCGATGAAATTGCCTCCATGGAGGTGCTGCTTCGCCAAGCGCTGGATGAGGGAGCCCTAGGGCTTAGTTCAGGGCTTGCCTATCGCAACGCGATACATGCACCGACCACGGAAATGGCACCATTAGTCGCCGCCGTTGGGCAATCAGGCGGCGTATATACCACCCATCTTCGCGATGAGTTTGCGGGCCTGCTGGATGCCATGGACGAAGCGTTTACCACCGCACGTAATGGCCAAGTGCCGCTGGTGATCTCGCATCTTAAGTGCGCAGGTGCGGGCAACTGGGGAGGTGCTGGCAAGGCGCTCAGCAAATTAGCGTCAGCCGCACAGCATCAGCATGCTCACTGCGACTGCTACCCCTACACCGCGGGCTCCTCCACCCTCGATTTGGGCCAAGTCACGGACGAAATTGAAATAACGATCACCTGGTCGACACCCCACCCAGAGCAGGCGCGCCGCCCACTTAAAGAGATCGCCACCGAGTGGGGAGTATCGCTGCTAGATGCGGCCAAACAGCTACAGCCTGCCGGGGCGGTGTACCACAACATGAGTGAAGCGGATATGCAGCAAGTATTAGCGCATCCGCTCTCCATGGTCGGTTCCGATGGATTACCCAACGACCCCCATCCTCACCCGCGCCTGTGGGGGGCTTTTCCACGTGTTTTGGCCCACTACAGCCGCGATTTAAAGCTAATGCCTCTGGCAGAAGCAGTGCGCAAGATGACCAGCCTTTCAGCAGCCAATTTCGGCTTAACGGATCGCGGCGTGATCCGCATAGGCGCCTATGCAGACCTCACCCTGTTTGATCTCGCGGTGTTGGAAGATACGGCGAATTACGAAGTCCCTATTGCGGCGGCTAAAGGCATCGACCTGGTCGTAGTGAACGGCAAGATCGCCTACCACCAAGGCGCAATTTCAGACCAACGCTCGGGCCGGATGCTACGCAGAACAGAGCGAATTTCTCAAATTATCCCTTCCTTACAAACCAACCAGGAGCAAATCCCATGA
- a CDS encoding TRAP transporter large permease: MEVIILFGVFLILLTVGMPIAFALGLASLSYLLLEGISLTIVPQRMYAGIDTFVLLCIPGFVLAGNLMNVGNITDHIVRFSNALLGHIRGGLGLANVAGSMIFGGISGTAVADSASIGSVMIPGMARSGYDKPFAAAVTAASSTVGPIIPPSVPMIIAGSLSGISVGRMFLAGAVPGLLMGLAMMITVYILAVRRGYPKEQRVPFFQLLREAKTAFWALLMTVIILYGIIGGFFTPTEASIVACLYALVVGMYVYKGLSWKKLPAILSDTVLTSSALLLMVGLANLFGWILTSEQIPQMIAALILSISDNPLIVLLILNLILLFVGAFMETIAALIILFPALVGVATGVGVDPVHFAVIAVLNLMIGLTTPPVGVCLFVVAGIGKLPMLTVAKAIVPFLLCNLAVLLLVTYVPAISLWLPNLLMGE, encoded by the coding sequence ATGGAAGTTATTATCCTGTTTGGCGTTTTTTTAATACTGCTCACGGTGGGTATGCCCATTGCGTTCGCATTGGGGTTAGCCTCGCTCTCTTATCTTCTGCTTGAAGGCATTTCATTAACCATCGTGCCGCAGCGCATGTATGCCGGTATCGACACCTTTGTGCTGCTATGTATTCCCGGCTTTGTGTTGGCCGGCAATTTAATGAACGTAGGCAATATCACTGATCATATTGTGCGTTTCTCAAACGCTCTGTTAGGCCACATTCGCGGCGGTCTTGGCTTGGCCAATGTGGCAGGATCGATGATTTTCGGTGGTATCTCCGGCACGGCCGTTGCTGATTCAGCCAGCATCGGTTCGGTGATGATTCCGGGGATGGCGCGCTCGGGTTATGACAAGCCGTTTGCCGCGGCGGTCACCGCTGCCTCGTCGACTGTTGGGCCAATTATACCGCCCAGCGTGCCGATGATTATCGCCGGTTCGCTTAGCGGTATTTCGGTTGGGCGTATGTTTCTGGCCGGCGCAGTCCCGGGGCTACTAATGGGCCTCGCCATGATGATTACGGTGTATATTCTGGCCGTTAGGCGTGGTTATCCCAAAGAGCAGCGGGTACCTTTTTTTCAGTTGCTTCGCGAAGCCAAAACGGCCTTCTGGGCACTGCTGATGACCGTGATTATTCTCTACGGCATTATTGGCGGGTTCTTTACCCCCACCGAAGCGTCTATTGTGGCTTGTCTCTATGCCTTGGTTGTCGGCATGTATGTGTATAAAGGCCTGTCGTGGAAAAAACTCCCGGCGATTTTGTCAGACACTGTATTAACCTCTTCAGCACTGCTGCTGATGGTAGGGTTAGCCAACCTGTTTGGCTGGATACTCACCAGCGAACAAATTCCCCAGATGATCGCTGCGCTTATTCTCTCCATCAGCGATAACCCGCTAATTGTTTTACTTATTCTTAACCTGATTCTGCTATTTGTCGGCGCTTTTATGGAAACTATCGCCGCGCTGATTATTCTTTTCCCCGCCTTGGTGGGAGTGGCGACTGGCGTGGGTGTCGATCCGGTTCACTTTGCGGTCATCGCGGTGTTGAACCTGATGATTGGGCTGACAACACCACCGGTGGGGGTGTGCCTATTCGTAGTGGCAGGGATAGGCAAACTACCCATGTTGACGGTGGCTAAAGCCATCGTGCCTTTTTTGCTGTGCAACTTGGCGGTGCTGTTGTTGGTGACCTATGTCCCCGCGATTTCGCTTTGGCTGCCTAACTTGCTAATGGGAGAGTAA
- a CDS encoding MurR/RpiR family transcriptional regulator: MSQEIDILSRITTDFAALRDAEKKVAELIFADIEFVTEASIGDIAKRAGVSDASVTRFARAIGCTNVRDLKTRLTRALAAGRRFIQEATPEDSSSVVYDIATQTLALNRDLLAQADVAGAVEQLDKARQILVFGAGGGSSILCQEFQFRLVRLGYAICAYPQALLPRMVASTLEPNDVVVVLSVTGYTPEMVESAQIARQYGAKVIAITAMNSPLADTSDIVLPVTSRETDFIYHPSASRYAMLAVIDVLALELAMRHRERSRTKLRRLKLSLDDHRGGDNRQPLGD, translated from the coding sequence GTGAGCCAAGAAATTGACATTTTGTCACGTATTACCACTGACTTTGCTGCCCTGCGTGACGCTGAAAAGAAAGTCGCCGAGCTGATATTTGCTGACATAGAGTTTGTCACCGAAGCAAGCATCGGTGACATTGCCAAGCGCGCCGGGGTAAGTGATGCCAGTGTCACCCGATTTGCACGCGCTATCGGCTGCACTAATGTGCGCGACTTAAAAACACGCTTAACACGCGCTTTAGCGGCAGGCCGCCGTTTTATACAAGAAGCGACACCCGAAGACAGTTCAAGCGTGGTGTATGACATTGCCACGCAAACCCTTGCGCTAAACCGTGACCTACTCGCCCAGGCCGATGTGGCTGGCGCGGTCGAACAGCTGGATAAAGCACGCCAGATATTGGTTTTTGGCGCGGGGGGCGGTTCCAGCATTCTCTGCCAAGAGTTTCAGTTCCGCTTAGTGAGGCTCGGCTACGCGATCTGCGCTTACCCTCAAGCACTCTTACCCCGTATGGTAGCGTCAACCCTTGAGCCGAATGACGTCGTGGTCGTGCTATCAGTGACTGGCTACACCCCGGAGATGGTGGAGTCTGCACAAATTGCCAGGCAGTACGGCGCAAAAGTGATTGCCATCACCGCCATGAATTCTCCCTTAGCCGACACCTCCGACATTGTGCTCCCGGTCACCTCGCGGGAGACCGACTTTATCTACCACCCTTCGGCTTCCCGCTACGCCATGCTAGCGGTCATCGACGTGTTAGCACTTGAACTTGCCATGCGCCACCGCGAGCGTTCACGGACAAAATTGCGTCGTCTCAAGCTTAGCCTCGATGACCATCGCGGTGGCGACAACCGCCAGCCACTAGGAGATTAA
- the uxuA gene encoding mannonate dehydratase has protein sequence MEHTWRWFGPNDAIRLEEIRQTGATGIVTALHEVPNDQVWPVEAIRERQQMIEAAGLKWSVVESVPVHESIKKGLPERDSLIATYCQTLRNLAACGIDTVCYNFMPVLDWTRTDLTYELPDGALALRFDQVAFAAFDLYLLQRPEAEKEYSAEEKAQACRYLDALDSAERDKLVNTLIAGLPGAEEHYTLEQFRAVLAEYADIDAARLRENLGYFLQAVIPVAEEVGIRMAIHPDDPPRPLLGLPRVVSTREDAQWIVNRVSSPANGLTLCTGSYGVREDNDLVAMTRHFAPHIHFIHLRATQREADVLSFHEAPHLAGDVDMVGVIKVLVEEERRRQREGGARLPLRPDHGHQLLDDQQRNTAPGYPLYGRMRGLAELRGVELAVRQLTAR, from the coding sequence ATGGAGCATACCTGGCGCTGGTTCGGCCCTAATGATGCTATTCGCCTGGAAGAAATTCGCCAGACAGGCGCCACCGGTATCGTCACGGCCCTGCATGAGGTGCCTAATGATCAGGTTTGGCCGGTTGAGGCGATCCGTGAGCGCCAGCAGATGATCGAAGCGGCTGGTCTAAAATGGTCGGTGGTGGAAAGTGTGCCGGTACATGAGTCGATCAAAAAAGGTTTGCCCGAACGGGATTCGCTGATTGCCACCTACTGCCAGACACTGCGCAACCTAGCGGCCTGCGGTATCGACACCGTTTGCTACAACTTTATGCCGGTGCTGGACTGGACGCGTACTGATCTGACCTACGAGCTGCCTGATGGCGCCTTGGCGCTGCGCTTTGATCAGGTGGCGTTTGCCGCCTTTGATCTTTATCTGCTTCAGCGGCCAGAGGCTGAGAAAGAGTACAGCGCCGAGGAGAAGGCCCAGGCGTGCCGCTATCTGGACGCGTTAGATAGCGCAGAACGCGACAAATTAGTCAATACGCTGATTGCTGGGCTACCGGGTGCCGAAGAGCACTACACTCTTGAGCAGTTTCGCGCTGTATTGGCAGAGTACGCTGATATTGATGCCGCTCGGCTGCGAGAAAACCTTGGCTACTTTCTGCAGGCGGTGATTCCGGTGGCGGAAGAAGTGGGCATCCGTATGGCCATCCACCCGGATGATCCTCCGCGACCGCTACTGGGTCTGCCCCGGGTTGTCTCGACGCGCGAGGATGCTCAGTGGATTGTTAATCGCGTATCCAGCCCAGCCAATGGATTAACGCTTTGCACGGGCTCTTACGGTGTTCGTGAAGACAATGATTTGGTGGCTATGACTCGCCACTTTGCCCCGCATATTCACTTTATTCATTTGCGCGCCACCCAGCGTGAAGCGGATGTGCTCTCGTTTCACGAGGCGCCTCACTTGGCAGGTGATGTGGACATGGTAGGTGTTATTAAAGTGCTGGTTGAAGAGGAGCGGAGACGCCAAAGAGAGGGAGGGGCACGTTTACCGCTGCGCCCTGATCACGGCCACCAGCTTCTTGATGATCAACAGCGCAATACGGCACCTGGCTATCCGCTTTACGGCCGTATGCGCGGACTTGCCGAACTACGCGGTGTGGAGCTTGCGGTGCGGCAGCTCACTGCTCGATAA
- a CDS encoding sodium:solute symporter family protein, whose product MNSQIFLITFVLYIIAMIAFGGWVSRHKRGSGDDFLLGGRSVPLFLTVGTTVATMVGTGSSMGAVGFGYANGWAGALYGLGGAVGILLLAVCFAPVRKFRFMTMSEELAYYVGANRLVRNVVALLIYIACIGWLGAHILGGGLYLSWMAGIDLTTARILVALGFGIYCVVGGYFAVIWTDTIQAVVLFAGFILMAILALVEVGGFSGLTAGMDAGATSFLGIGQIGALPALSLAAVIAIGVLATPSFRQRIYSGASVGSVRRSFLITGVLYLGFSIIPAIIGMATHALNPGLDNSNYAFPFLATEIMPLGLGLLLLVAGLSATMSSASSDAIAGVSTLIRDLYVLATGHTPSARNVVRFSRIALVATIGLALLFALASDNVITYITRMISTILSGLFVSAMLGRFWPRYNWQGAIATLICASVTSLTIIANSDWTAFWGNPSIPAVLVALVAGVVVSLVTPASRVTSAQALAILDQERQRMEQVPEPTLTGAESTSTAR is encoded by the coding sequence ATGAACAGTCAAATATTCCTTATCACCTTTGTGCTCTACATCATCGCCATGATCGCGTTTGGCGGGTGGGTTTCAAGGCATAAACGCGGCAGCGGCGACGACTTCCTACTCGGTGGCCGAAGCGTGCCGCTATTTCTTACCGTGGGCACCACGGTGGCGACCATGGTGGGAACCGGCTCCAGCATGGGCGCCGTTGGGTTCGGTTACGCCAACGGTTGGGCCGGTGCTTTATACGGGCTGGGCGGGGCCGTGGGCATTTTACTGCTCGCGGTCTGTTTTGCCCCGGTACGTAAGTTTCGTTTTATGACCATGAGTGAGGAACTCGCCTACTACGTCGGCGCGAATCGGCTGGTACGTAATGTGGTCGCGCTGCTTATCTATATTGCCTGTATAGGCTGGCTGGGCGCGCATATCCTTGGCGGTGGTCTCTATCTCTCCTGGATGGCGGGCATTGATCTAACCACTGCGCGCATTCTGGTAGCGTTAGGCTTCGGCATTTACTGCGTGGTGGGGGGATATTTTGCAGTCATCTGGACCGACACCATTCAAGCGGTCGTGCTGTTCGCAGGCTTTATTTTGATGGCGATCCTGGCGCTAGTGGAAGTTGGCGGCTTCTCTGGCCTTACCGCAGGCATGGATGCGGGCGCCACTAGCTTTCTAGGTATTGGTCAAATTGGCGCGTTACCAGCGCTATCATTGGCAGCGGTTATTGCCATTGGCGTACTTGCAACACCTTCTTTCCGACAACGGATTTACTCTGGTGCATCGGTTGGTTCGGTACGCCGTTCATTCTTAATCACCGGCGTTCTCTATCTCGGCTTCTCGATCATTCCCGCCATTATTGGTATGGCCACCCATGCTCTTAATCCTGGGCTCGATAATAGCAACTACGCCTTCCCCTTTCTGGCCACTGAGATCATGCCACTTGGGTTGGGATTATTGCTATTAGTCGCGGGCCTCTCCGCCACGATGTCGAGCGCCAGTTCCGATGCCATTGCCGGGGTTTCCACGCTGATTCGCGATCTGTATGTGCTGGCCACGGGCCACACGCCCTCAGCGCGAAATGTAGTGCGCTTCTCGCGTATTGCACTAGTGGCAACCATTGGCCTGGCGCTGCTGTTCGCGCTGGCCTCGGATAATGTCATCACTTACATCACCCGTATGATCTCGACGATTCTTTCAGGCCTGTTTGTGAGCGCCATGCTGGGCCGCTTCTGGCCCCGCTACAACTGGCAGGGCGCTATTGCGACGCTAATTTGCGCATCGGTGACCTCATTAACCATTATCGCCAATAGCGATTGGACCGCCTTCTGGGGCAACCCAAGCATTCCTGCCGTATTAGTAGCCCTGGTAGCGGGTGTGGTTGTTAGTCTAGTAACGCCTGCCTCACGCGTGACGTCTGCCCAGGCACTGGCGATTCTCGATCAAGAGCGCCAGCGCATGGAGCAAGTACCCGAACCGACGCTCACCGGCGCTGAATCGACCTCGACTGCTCGCTAA